The following proteins are co-located in the Pseudomonas sp. ATCC 13867 genome:
- a CDS encoding GDP-mannose 4,6-dehydratase — MSRKLFVTGLRGFVGRHLRARLTGQKDSAWRLVADKPFDLLSPPSLDAALAQELPDAVIHLAGQTFVPEAFRDPEATFQVNLLGTLNLLQALQRAGFQGSFLYVSSGDVYGQVAEACLPIHEQMIPAPRNPYAVSKLSAELLCRQWSYTEGWRIMLARPFNHVGAGQKESFVLSSAARQIARIGRGLQPPRLEVGDIDVTRDFLDVADVIDAYCAILDRGMAGEVYNVCSGQERKIRDLIVQLSELAGIEIELVQDAARMRRAEQRRVCGSFLKLHEATGWKPEITIRQTLRAILSDWESRVLQE, encoded by the coding sequence TTGTCTAGAAAACTGTTCGTGACCGGTCTGAGGGGGTTCGTGGGGCGTCATCTGCGCGCGCGTCTCACGGGGCAGAAGGACTCCGCCTGGCGGTTGGTCGCAGACAAGCCCTTCGATCTGCTCAGCCCGCCATCGCTGGATGCGGCCCTGGCGCAGGAGCTGCCGGATGCGGTCATCCACCTGGCTGGACAGACCTTCGTCCCGGAGGCTTTCCGCGATCCGGAGGCGACCTTCCAGGTCAATCTGCTGGGTACCTTGAATCTGCTTCAGGCGCTACAACGGGCGGGCTTTCAGGGCAGCTTCCTGTATGTCAGTTCCGGGGACGTCTACGGGCAGGTGGCCGAGGCGTGTCTGCCCATCCATGAGCAGATGATTCCGGCGCCGCGCAATCCCTACGCGGTGAGCAAGCTCTCCGCCGAGCTGCTGTGCCGGCAATGGAGTTACACCGAGGGCTGGCGCATCATGCTGGCGCGCCCGTTCAATCATGTGGGGGCGGGGCAGAAGGAGAGCTTCGTGCTGTCCAGCGCCGCGCGCCAGATTGCCCGTATCGGCCGGGGGCTCCAGCCGCCGCGACTCGAAGTCGGAGACATCGATGTCACGCGGGACTTTCTGGATGTGGCGGATGTCATCGACGCTTATTGTGCAATCCTGGATCGAGGCATGGCAGGCGAGGTGTATAACGTCTGCTCGGGGCAGGAACGAAAGATTCGCGATCTCATCGTCCAGTTGAGCGAGCTGGCCGGTATCGAGATCGAGCTTGTGCAGGACGCTGCCCGCATGAGGCGGGCGGAGCAACGCCGAGTATGCGGCAGCTTTCTGAAGCTGCATGAGGCGACCGGCTGGAAGCCGGAAATAACGATAAGACAAACCCTGCGGGCGATTCTGTCCGACTGGGAATCACGGGTGTTACAAGAATGA
- the gmd gene encoding GDP-mannose 4,6-dehydratase, with amino-acid sequence MTRTALITGVTGQDGAYLARLLLNKGYQVYGLVARRSSDTRWRLRELEIESRIHYLEGDLADACSIQRAIIKARPDEVYNLGAQSFVGSSWDQPVTTGIVDGLGVTHLLEAIRQFSPETRFYQASTSEMFGLIQAERQDESTPFYPRSPYGVAKLYGHWITVNYRESFDLHASSGILFNHESPLRGIEFVTRKVTDAVARIKLGKQGELRLGNIDAKRDWGFAGDYVEAMWLMLQQERPDDYVVATGVTTTVREMCRIAFDYVGLKYQDHVVVDPAFFRPAEVDVLLGNPAKAERVLGWSPKTSLESLIHMMVDADLRRVDKE; translated from the coding sequence ATGACAAGAACTGCACTGATCACGGGTGTTACCGGCCAGGATGGCGCTTACCTTGCCAGACTGCTTCTCAACAAGGGCTACCAGGTATACGGGCTGGTAGCGCGGCGCAGCTCCGATACCCGCTGGCGATTGCGCGAGCTGGAGATCGAGTCCCGGATCCACTACCTGGAAGGCGACCTGGCCGATGCCTGCTCGATCCAGCGCGCCATCATCAAGGCTAGGCCGGACGAGGTCTACAACCTGGGGGCGCAGAGTTTCGTCGGCAGCTCCTGGGACCAGCCCGTCACCACGGGCATCGTCGATGGGCTGGGGGTGACCCACCTGCTCGAGGCGATCCGGCAGTTCAGCCCGGAGACTCGTTTCTACCAGGCATCCACCAGCGAAATGTTCGGACTGATCCAGGCCGAGCGGCAGGATGAAAGTACGCCGTTCTACCCGCGCAGCCCCTACGGCGTGGCCAAGCTGTACGGTCACTGGATCACGGTGAACTACCGGGAGAGCTTTGACCTGCATGCTTCCAGCGGCATTCTGTTCAACCATGAGTCGCCGTTGCGGGGTATCGAGTTTGTCACCCGCAAGGTCACGGATGCGGTGGCGCGGATCAAGCTCGGGAAACAGGGCGAACTGCGTTTGGGCAACATCGATGCCAAGCGGGATTGGGGGTTTGCGGGGGACTACGTCGAGGCCATGTGGCTGATGCTCCAGCAGGAGCGCCCCGATGATTATGTGGTGGCGACAGGCGTCACCACGACGGTGCGGGAGATGTGCCGCATCGCGTTCGATTATGTCGGTCTGAAGTACCAGGATCATGTTGTGGTAGACCCGGCGTTCTTCCGTCCGGCCGAGGTGGACGTCCTGCTCGGGAATCCCGCCAAGGCGGAACGCGTGCTGGGCTGGAGTCCCAAGACCAGCCTGGAGTCTCTTATCCACATGATGGTTGATGCGGATCTGCGTCGCGTCGACAAGGAGTAG
- a CDS encoding mannose-1-phosphate guanylyltransferase/mannose-6-phosphate isomerase: MLIPVILSGGAGTRLWPVSREGQPKPFMAMPDGQSLLQKTYRRAAELIGTDGDIVTVTNRDYFFQSKDHYLAAKLRQRGHFILEPEGRNTAPAIAVAALALRARHGDDVTMVVMPADHLICDSEAFVRAVEHAAALAEEGHLVTFGVVPTAPETGFGYIEMGDGLDDRGGSKVKRFVEKPDLATAQGFLQSGTFLWNSGMFCFTVGAFVAELEKHAPELLERAIDCQMASQPDDLGNFVQQELSAEQFCALEDISIDYALMERSERVAVVPATFDWSDIGSWTALSALVEADAQNNRAAGSAIFVDSRDNFVQSEGRLIAAVGVEGLIIVETADAILVARSDRAQDVRKVVKQLKDSENEAYRLHRTVSRPWGTYTVLEEGSRFKIKRIVVKPGASLSLQMHHHRSEHWVVVQGMAKVTNGESVRLVNSNESTYIPAGHRHRLENPGVIDLVMIEVQSGEYLGEDDIVRFEDVYGRVV; encoded by the coding sequence ATGTTGATCCCCGTGATTCTTTCCGGCGGCGCGGGAACGCGCCTTTGGCCGGTATCTCGCGAGGGGCAGCCCAAACCGTTCATGGCGATGCCGGACGGCCAGTCGCTGCTGCAGAAGACCTACCGGAGAGCCGCCGAACTGATCGGCACGGACGGCGACATCGTCACGGTGACCAACCGTGATTACTTCTTCCAGAGCAAGGACCATTACCTCGCTGCCAAATTGCGCCAACGCGGCCACTTCATCCTCGAGCCCGAGGGACGCAATACGGCGCCGGCGATAGCGGTCGCGGCCCTCGCCCTGCGCGCCCGTCATGGTGACGATGTGACAATGGTGGTGATGCCGGCCGATCACCTGATCTGTGATTCCGAAGCCTTCGTCCGTGCGGTTGAGCATGCCGCCGCGCTGGCGGAGGAAGGGCATCTGGTGACCTTCGGCGTGGTGCCCACGGCGCCGGAAACCGGCTTCGGATACATCGAGATGGGCGATGGGCTCGACGATCGGGGCGGCAGCAAGGTCAAGCGCTTTGTCGAAAAGCCCGATCTGGCGACGGCGCAGGGATTCCTGCAGAGCGGTACCTTCCTGTGGAACTCGGGGATGTTCTGCTTCACGGTCGGCGCTTTCGTCGCCGAGCTGGAAAAGCATGCGCCGGAGCTGCTGGAGCGGGCCATCGATTGCCAGATGGCCAGCCAGCCGGATGACCTGGGCAATTTCGTGCAGCAGGAGCTGTCGGCCGAGCAGTTCTGCGCGCTGGAGGACATCTCCATCGATTACGCGCTGATGGAACGCTCCGAACGCGTTGCCGTGGTGCCGGCGACCTTCGACTGGAGCGATATCGGCTCCTGGACCGCCCTCAGCGCGCTGGTCGAGGCTGACGCGCAGAACAACCGAGCCGCGGGCAGCGCCATCTTCGTCGACAGTCGTGACAATTTCGTCCAGAGCGAGGGTCGCCTGATCGCGGCCGTGGGCGTCGAGGGGCTGATCATCGTCGAGACCGCCGATGCCATCCTGGTCGCCCGCTCCGACCGTGCCCAGGATGTCCGCAAGGTCGTGAAGCAGCTCAAGGACAGCGAGAACGAAGCCTATCGCCTGCACCGCACCGTCAGCCGTCCCTGGGGCACCTACACGGTTCTCGAAGAGGGCTCGCGGTTCAAGATCAAGCGCATCGTGGTCAAGCCCGGCGCGTCGCTGTCTCTGCAGATGCACCATCACCGCAGCGAGCATTGGGTGGTGGTACAGGGCATGGCCAAGGTGACCAACGGCGAGTCGGTACGCCTGGTCAACAGCAATGAATCGACCTATATCCCGGCGGGACATCGCCATCGTCTGGAGAACCCAGGGGTGATCGACCTGGTGATGATCGAGGTGCAGAGCGGGGAGTACCTGGGTGAGGACGATATCGTCCGCTTCGAGGATGTGTACGGCAGGGTTGTCTGA
- a CDS encoding ABC transporter permease, which translates to MSLSMLKGAWQYRGFILGSVKREFESKYRGSLLGVVWTVLNPLAMILVYTVIFSEVMRTRLPGVDDKLAYSVFLCSGLLTWGLFSEVVSRSLTMFLDNANLLKKLNFPRICLPLVGMLNSLLNFAIIFGLFLGFLLISGRLPGMALLAFPLLLVLQLMFAGGLGMLLGLLNVFFRDVGQMFGILLQFWFWFTPIVYPLAILPEPIRRAIELNPMTALIQSYQNLFLYDRWPDWSQLVPLAVTGGILCVMALLLFRGRSGEMVDEL; encoded by the coding sequence ATGTCGCTGAGCATGTTGAAAGGCGCGTGGCAGTACCGGGGATTCATCCTGGGTAGCGTCAAGCGCGAGTTTGAGTCGAAGTATCGGGGATCGTTGCTGGGCGTCGTGTGGACCGTCCTCAACCCACTGGCGATGATCCTGGTCTACACGGTGATTTTCTCGGAGGTCATGCGAACGCGCTTGCCGGGGGTGGATGACAAGCTCGCCTACAGCGTTTTCCTGTGTTCGGGGCTTCTGACCTGGGGCCTGTTCTCCGAGGTGGTGTCCCGCAGCCTGACGATGTTCCTGGACAACGCCAACCTGCTGAAGAAGCTCAACTTCCCGAGGATCTGCCTGCCGCTGGTGGGCATGCTCAATTCGCTGCTCAACTTCGCCATCATCTTCGGCCTGTTCCTGGGCTTCCTGCTGATCAGCGGGCGGCTGCCGGGCATGGCGCTGCTGGCGTTCCCGCTGCTGCTCGTTCTCCAACTGATGTTCGCGGGCGGCCTGGGCATGTTGCTGGGGCTGCTCAACGTGTTCTTCCGCGACGTGGGGCAGATGTTCGGGATACTCCTGCAGTTCTGGTTCTGGTTCACCCCGATCGTTTATCCGCTCGCCATCCTGCCGGAGCCCATTCGCCGGGCGATCGAGCTCAACCCGATGACGGCGCTGATCCAGTCGTACCAGAACCTCTTTCTGTATGACCGTTGGCCGGACTGGTCGCAACTGGTGCCGCTGGCCGTTACGGGGGGGATTCTGTGTGTCATGGCGCTGCTGCTGTTCCGTGGGCGCTCGGGTGAAATGGTGGATGAGCTCTGA
- a CDS encoding ABC transporter ATP-binding protein, translating to MGHIRIHQLGKAYRQYPSRWSRLREWLTPGAAPRHQQRWVLQGVDLEIAPGEAVGIVGSNGAGKSTLLKIITGTTAPTTGHCSVSGLVSALLELGMGFHPDFTGRQNVFMASQLLGLQREEIEALMPSIEAFAEIGDAIDQPVRTYSSGMQMRLAFSVATARRPDVLIVDEALSVGDAYFQHKSFERIRSFRREGTTLLIVSHDRFAIQSICDRAVYLEFGRVAMQGDPETVMDYYHARMGNGLNQMVRQEMMDNGKARTISGTGEAEVESVRLLDTGGKALEVIEVGTEVVLEVTIGIKRDVERLVLGFMLKDRLGQAMYGINSHRLKQELEHLKAGERVVYRYTFPMRLGTGNYSVSLSVSRLDSHLDGNYEWRDCAMIFHVVNSTRENFIGYSWLGATLDVERTQEPEIMRSLP from the coding sequence ATGGGACATATTCGTATACATCAGTTGGGCAAGGCCTACCGTCAGTATCCTTCGCGCTGGTCCCGCCTGCGGGAATGGCTGACTCCGGGGGCGGCACCCCGGCACCAGCAACGCTGGGTGCTGCAAGGGGTGGACCTGGAGATCGCGCCGGGCGAGGCCGTGGGAATCGTTGGCTCCAATGGCGCCGGCAAGAGTACGCTGCTGAAGATCATCACCGGGACGACCGCGCCCACCACCGGGCATTGCTCCGTCAGCGGGCTGGTTTCGGCGTTGCTGGAACTGGGCATGGGGTTCCACCCGGACTTCACCGGTCGGCAGAACGTGTTCATGGCGTCCCAGCTATTGGGCCTGCAGCGTGAAGAGATCGAGGCGCTGATGCCGTCGATCGAGGCGTTCGCGGAGATCGGCGATGCCATCGATCAACCGGTCCGTACGTACTCCAGCGGGATGCAGATGCGCCTGGCCTTCAGCGTGGCCACCGCGCGCCGTCCCGATGTGCTGATCGTCGACGAAGCGTTGTCGGTGGGCGATGCCTACTTCCAGCACAAGAGCTTCGAGCGTATTCGAAGTTTCCGCCGCGAAGGTACCACGCTGCTCATCGTTTCCCATGACCGCTTCGCGATTCAGTCGATCTGTGATCGAGCCGTCTACCTGGAGTTTGGCCGAGTCGCCATGCAGGGCGATCCGGAAACGGTCATGGATTACTACCACGCCCGCATGGGCAATGGCCTGAACCAGATGGTCCGCCAGGAAATGATGGATAACGGCAAGGCCCGCACCATCTCGGGGACTGGGGAGGCGGAGGTCGAGTCTGTCCGCCTGCTGGATACCGGCGGGAAGGCGCTGGAGGTGATCGAGGTCGGCACGGAGGTGGTGCTGGAGGTCACGATCGGGATCAAGCGGGACGTGGAGCGGCTGGTGCTCGGCTTCATGCTCAAGGACCGCCTGGGCCAGGCCATGTATGGCATCAATTCCCACCGCTTGAAGCAGGAGCTGGAGCATCTCAAGGCCGGTGAGCGCGTTGTCTATCGCTATACGTTCCCCATGCGTCTCGGGACGGGCAATTACTCGGTTTCCCTCAGTGTGTCTCGCCTGGATTCCCACCTGGACGGGAATTACGAATGGAGGGACTGCGCCATGATCTTCCATGTCGTGAACAGCACCCGGGAAAACTTCATTGGCTATTCCTGGCTGGGCGCCACGCTGGATGTGGAACGCACCCAGGAACCTGAAATCATGCGGAGCTTGCCGTGA
- a CDS encoding glycosyltransferase family 4 protein: MTRLLIECTYVYEHPDLNSGIQRVVRSVVQHLEGRQGKVECIPVIMQGGQLKRVLELIPPSTPGKTTWMRHLIHGFDHARLRFWGLHSRLSGKLGLRDDGLSRRLLFWTWKLASLSMTLPLRTLLWLERRLGMVAQRSVPLEIQPGDVFLMLDSSWHVDFYALAERMKAQGIRIVSVIYDLIPLTHSQFCDAGLTKVFDRWFDWVVRTADGFIAISETIRDEVRAEALKRLGREEAEKRLFDFFHLGSELDLVEKERQPDPELVRVFASKAPVYLMVSTIEPRKNHAYLLQAFEQLWAAGSQARLCIIGKIGWKSEDLIGTIHRHPQLNKRLFMFNRLDDTGLEYAYANARSLVFPSHAEGFGLPLVEAMQRGLPVMASDIPVFREIGQEFMAYFDLDNPASLAEMIDAYDTTGRFPAVSELSQWRWIGWREASFQLLERATRTDPITASIPQTERANADCA; this comes from the coding sequence GTGACCCGACTGCTCATCGAATGCACTTACGTATACGAGCATCCCGACCTCAACTCGGGTATCCAGCGGGTCGTGCGCAGCGTCGTGCAGCATCTGGAGGGGCGCCAGGGCAAGGTCGAATGCATCCCCGTGATCATGCAGGGCGGCCAGCTCAAGCGAGTCCTCGAACTGATCCCGCCCAGCACGCCCGGCAAGACGACCTGGATGCGCCACCTGATCCACGGCTTCGATCATGCCCGACTGCGCTTCTGGGGGCTGCACTCCCGGCTGAGCGGCAAGCTCGGCCTGAGAGACGATGGACTGTCCCGGCGGCTGCTCTTCTGGACCTGGAAGCTGGCCAGCCTGTCGATGACATTGCCGTTGCGGACGCTGCTCTGGCTGGAGCGGCGCCTGGGCATGGTGGCTCAGCGCTCGGTGCCCCTGGAGATCCAGCCCGGTGATGTGTTCCTGATGCTGGACTCCTCCTGGCACGTCGACTTCTACGCGCTGGCAGAAAGAATGAAGGCCCAGGGCATCCGGATCGTCTCGGTCATCTACGACCTGATTCCGCTCACCCATTCGCAGTTCTGCGACGCCGGACTGACCAAGGTGTTCGACCGCTGGTTCGACTGGGTCGTGCGCACTGCGGACGGATTCATCGCCATCTCCGAAACCATTCGCGATGAGGTGCGCGCGGAAGCGCTGAAGCGCCTTGGCCGCGAAGAGGCGGAAAAACGGCTGTTCGACTTTTTCCACCTGGGTTCCGAGCTGGACCTGGTTGAAAAGGAGCGTCAGCCGGACCCCGAGCTGGTTCGCGTGTTCGCATCGAAAGCGCCGGTCTACCTGATGGTGAGCACCATCGAGCCGCGCAAGAACCACGCCTACCTGCTCCAGGCCTTCGAACAATTGTGGGCTGCCGGCTCCCAGGCTCGCCTGTGCATCATCGGCAAGATTGGCTGGAAGAGCGAGGACCTCATCGGGACCATCCATCGCCATCCCCAATTGAACAAGCGCTTGTTCATGTTCAACCGCCTCGACGATACCGGGCTTGAGTACGCCTACGCGAACGCTCGCTCATTGGTGTTCCCGTCCCATGCCGAGGGCTTTGGCTTGCCGCTGGTAGAGGCCATGCAGCGAGGGCTGCCGGTGATGGCCAGCGATATCCCGGTATTCCGGGAAATCGGCCAGGAGTTCATGGCCTACTTCGACCTGGACAATCCCGCAAGCCTGGCGGAAATGATCGACGCCTATGACACCACGGGCCGTTTCCCGGCCGTGTCCGAACTGTCTCAATGGCGCTGGATTGGCTGGCGTGAGGCCAGCTTCCAGCTCCTCGAGCGGGCGACCCGGACGGACCCGATCACGGCGTCTATCCCCCAGACCGAGCGTGCGAATGCGGATTGCGCTTAA
- a CDS encoding glycosyltransferase family 4 protein — MRIALNARILQAPRTGIGQYVAALAMALGETPGLQLELFLGWTWSARLPEAALPGYSRWADAAKRVPGAYRIRRWLEQSAFDKGLTPRGVELYHEPTLWPLEFEGPMVMTLHDLTHVHYPQTQPRDRLAEIERRVGKGVERSRCVLTDSQHVAEEIRRHFALPADRVTVAPLGCAPRFHPRSAEAIAAPLQPLELVPGQYLICVGTLEPRKNLTLALKAYALLPERVRAHLPLVIVGMPGWRDETLNETLRKAVASGQVRLLGYQSDESLARLLAGARALLFPSLYEGFGLPVLEAMASGVPVVLTRTSSLPEVAGEAGVYVNAEDPQEMSIAIQRLVDDESFWQRCRALGLERAGAFSWQRCARITSDVYRKVLEG; from the coding sequence ATGCGGATTGCGCTTAACGCTCGAATCCTTCAGGCGCCCCGCACGGGCATTGGCCAGTATGTCGCCGCCCTGGCGATGGCGCTTGGTGAGACGCCGGGCCTGCAACTCGAACTGTTCCTCGGCTGGACGTGGAGTGCCCGCTTGCCCGAGGCCGCGCTGCCCGGCTATTCGCGTTGGGCCGACGCGGCCAAGCGTGTGCCGGGTGCCTACCGTATTCGCCGTTGGCTGGAGCAGAGCGCTTTCGACAAGGGACTGACGCCGCGCGGGGTCGAGCTCTACCATGAGCCGACGCTGTGGCCGCTGGAGTTCGAGGGACCGATGGTGATGACGCTGCATGATCTGACGCATGTGCACTATCCGCAGACGCAGCCCCGCGATCGGCTGGCGGAGATCGAGCGCAGGGTTGGAAAGGGGGTCGAGCGCTCCCGGTGCGTGCTGACCGACTCGCAGCATGTAGCGGAAGAAATACGCCGGCATTTCGCGCTTCCGGCGGACCGGGTAACGGTGGCGCCACTGGGCTGCGCCCCGCGCTTTCACCCCCGCTCAGCGGAGGCGATCGCCGCCCCCTTGCAGCCCCTGGAACTGGTCCCCGGGCAGTATCTGATTTGTGTCGGAACGCTGGAGCCGCGAAAGAACCTGACACTGGCGCTCAAGGCATACGCCCTGCTGCCGGAACGCGTCCGTGCCCATCTCCCATTGGTCATAGTTGGAATGCCGGGGTGGCGCGACGAGACGCTCAATGAGACGCTGAGGAAGGCTGTCGCATCCGGGCAGGTGCGATTGTTGGGCTACCAGAGCGACGAGTCCCTCGCCCGGTTGCTGGCCGGCGCGCGGGCGCTGCTGTTCCCCTCGCTGTACGAGGGCTTCGGTTTGCCGGTGCTGGAAGCGATGGCCAGCGGCGTGCCGGTGGTGCTGACACGCACCTCCTCGCTGCCGGAGGTGGCCGGGGAGGCGGGGGTGTACGTCAATGCCGAGGATCCGCAGGAGATGAGCATCGCCATACAGCGGCTGGTGGACGATGAATCGTTCTGGCAGCGCTGCCGGGCGCTCGGCCTCGAGCGGGCCGGGGCGTTCAGTTGGCAACGTTGTGCCCGAATTACCAGCGATGTCTACCGCAAGGTTCTGGAGGGCTGA
- a CDS encoding glycosyltransferase family 4 protein, which translates to MRVLHFFKTYLPDSVGGIEQVINQLCRTGHNHGIDNQVLTLSANPEPAELMVDGHRVFRARLDLQLASTGFSYSVVPQFRRLAAEADIINFHFPWPFMDVVHLLAGVRKPTVVTYHSDIVRQKHLFKLYQPLMHRFLSSADRIVAASPNYLGSSDVLRRYQHKAHVIPYGLDKQAYPEPSAECVERWRRAVGEQFFLFVGVMRYYKGLHILLEAVKGTGFPVVIVGAGPLEQQLKAQAAALDVESHVRFVGRVSEEDKVALLQLSRAIVFPSHLRSEAFGISLLEGAMYGKPMISSEIGTGTSFINAHGLTGLVVPPSDPQAFRQAMRWCWENPEAAAEMGRQAEVRYRELFTADAMGRVWADLYRNLLDEKAEKEILLPDGRSG; encoded by the coding sequence ATGCGCGTATTGCACTTTTTCAAGACCTACCTGCCCGACTCCGTGGGTGGCATCGAGCAGGTGATCAACCAGCTCTGCCGCACGGGGCACAATCATGGCATCGACAACCAGGTGCTGACCCTGAGCGCCAATCCCGAGCCGGCCGAACTGATGGTCGACGGTCATCGGGTGTTCCGGGCGCGCCTGGATCTGCAGTTGGCGTCCACCGGCTTCTCCTACAGCGTCGTGCCGCAGTTCCGCCGGCTCGCCGCCGAAGCGGACATCATCAACTTCCACTTCCCGTGGCCGTTCATGGACGTGGTGCACCTGCTGGCCGGCGTGCGCAAGCCGACCGTAGTCACCTACCACTCCGACATCGTTCGCCAGAAGCACCTGTTCAAGCTGTACCAGCCGCTCATGCATCGCTTCCTGTCCAGCGCGGACCGGATCGTCGCGGCATCGCCCAACTACCTGGGCTCGAGCGATGTGCTGCGCCGCTACCAGCACAAGGCGCACGTCATTCCCTACGGGCTGGACAAGCAGGCCTACCCCGAGCCCTCCGCGGAGTGCGTCGAGCGCTGGCGGAGGGCAGTAGGGGAGCAGTTTTTCCTGTTCGTCGGTGTGATGCGCTACTACAAGGGACTGCACATCCTCCTGGAAGCGGTGAAGGGCACCGGCTTCCCCGTGGTGATCGTCGGGGCCGGCCCGCTGGAGCAGCAGCTCAAGGCGCAGGCCGCGGCGCTGGACGTCGAGTCGCACGTGCGTTTCGTCGGCCGCGTCAGCGAGGAAGACAAGGTCGCCCTGCTGCAGCTGTCACGCGCGATCGTATTCCCCTCGCACCTGCGTTCGGAGGCGTTCGGCATCTCCCTGCTCGAAGGGGCGATGTATGGCAAACCGATGATTTCCAGCGAAATCGGCACTGGCACGAGCTTCATCAATGCGCACGGTCTGACGGGGCTGGTGGTGCCACCGAGCGATCCGCAGGCGTTTCGACAGGCGATGCGATGGTGCTGGGAGAATCCGGAAGCGGCGGCCGAGATGGGACGGCAGGCGGAAGTCCGCTATCGCGAACTGTTCACCGCGGATGCGATGGGGCGGGTCTGGGCAGATCTGTATCGCAATCTGCTGGACGAAAAAGCGGAGAAGGAAATTTTGCTGCCCGACGGCCGCTCGGGCTGA
- a CDS encoding DUF1127 domain-containing protein → MERTLGSAALSTTRSTSSAHRGLVGTVRLWQRRMESRRQLARLDSRLLADAGISEAQRYAELNKPFWR, encoded by the coding sequence ATGGAACGTACCCTCGGTTCCGCAGCTCTGAGCACCACCCGTAGCACCTCCAGCGCCCATCGTGGCCTCGTCGGCACCGTTCGCCTGTGGCAGCGCCGCATGGAAAGCCGCCGCCAGCTGGCCCGCCTGGACTCCCGCCTGCTGGCCGACGCCGGCATCAGCGAAGCCCAGCGTTATGCCGAGCTGAACAAGCCGTTCTGGCGCTGA